From Daphnia pulicaria isolate SC F1-1A chromosome 4, SC_F0-13Bv2, whole genome shotgun sequence, one genomic window encodes:
- the LOC124336393 gene encoding fibroblast growth factor receptor 1-like, with protein MGISEEPLKTRNAGKQIGACCFGRVLKAEAVGVKNPNDHSVDNTCVNVKTVAVKMVKSETDIAALEALVSEMKILIYIGSHLNVVNLLGTCTKRIHRGELLVIVEYCRFCNLQSYLIRHRNHFINQLDEFGNLKTQNDTEDMSDTHFDTQSQSQTVSTVQNSTGCDSNETIEMSNLDISLSKSIVDSEEPKPLSQCQQDVLDNADSNESISTRDLISWAFQVARGMEYLAEKKVLHGDLAARNVLLADNGVAKVADLGMARKMYYDGNYEKKEQ; from the exons ATGGGAATTTCCGAGGAACCGCTTAAAACTCG GAATGCAGGGAAGCAGATTGGCGCTTGTTGTTTTGGACGAGTCCTCAAAGCTGAAGCTGTTGGAGTGAAAAATCCTAACGACCATTCCGTTGATAACACTTGTGTAAACGTTAAAACTGTGGCGGTAAAAATGGTCAAGTCCGAAACCGACATCGCTGCTTTAGAAGCACTCGTCagtgaaatgaaaattctCATTTACATCGGGTCGCATCTTAACGTGGTGAATTTACTGGGAACTTGCACCAAAAGAATCCATCGAG GAGAATTGTTGGTCATTGTTGAATACTGTCGATTCTGTAACCTACAAAGCTACTTGATTCGTCACCGAAATCATTTCATCAATCAACTAGACGAGTTTGGTAACTTGAAGACACAAAACGACACGGAAGACATGTCAGACACGCACTTTGACACACAATCGCAATCGCAAACTGTATCAACAGTTCAAAATTCGACAGGATGTGATTCAAATGAGACAATTGAAATGTCCAATCTCGATATTTCAC TTAGTAAATCGATTGTTGATTCTGAAGAACCTAAACCGCTCTCGCAATGCCAACAAGACGTATTGGATAATGCTGATTCGAATGAATCAATATCTACCCGGGATTTGATCTCTTGGGCTTTTCAAGTTGCCCGAGGGATGGAGTACTTAGctgaaaaaaag GTTCTTCACGGTGACTTGGCCGCCCGTAATGTTTTGTTAGCTGACAATGGAGTGGCTAAAGTAGCCGATCTCGGAATGGCTCGTAAAATGTATTACGATGGaaattacgaaaaaaaggaacag TGA